The Xiphophorus couchianus chromosome 5, X_couchianus-1.0, whole genome shotgun sequence genome includes a region encoding these proteins:
- the klhl2 gene encoding kelch-like protein 2 isoform X2, with amino-acid sequence MVHSAGPSFQPLKNTGIMDSHPLCTRLCPHSLDKEDGVERQGPVTLNPRHMRKAFKVMNELRSQSLLCDVTIVAEDVEIAAHRVVLAAGSPYFHAMFTGEMTESRAKRVRIKEMGGWTLGLLVDYIYTAEIQVTEDNVQALLPAAGLLQLSEVKKACCEFLGSQLHPSNCLGIRAFADLHACSQLLSLANSYAEHNFTEVVGSEEFLNLGMEQVSSLIASDKLTIPSEEKVFEAVIAWVNHDKDVRQEHLAHLMEHVRLPLLSREYLVQRVEEEFLIKNSSACKDYLIEAMKYHLLPADQRALMKTARTRMRTPVSCPKVMVVVGGQAPKAIRSVECFDFEEQRWYQVAELPTRRCRAGVVYTGGSVYAVGGFNGSLRVRTVDCYEPVMDRWTSVSSMQDRRSTLGAAVLNGLLYAVGGFDGSRGLSTVEAYNAKTDEWFHVLPMSTRRSSVGVGIVNGILYAVGGYDGATRQCLSTVEAYNPKSNAWSYIAEMGTRRSGAGVGVLKGLLYAVGGHDGPLVRKSCEVYDPATNSWRQVADMNMCRRNAGVCAVNNLLYVVGGDDGSCNLASVEFYNPTTDKWTLLPTCMSTGRSYAGVTVIDKPL; translated from the exons ATGGTGCATTCTGCAGGGccaagttttcagcctctgaaAAACACCGGAATCATGGACAGTCATCCGCT GTGTACTAGGCTGTGTCCACACTCTCTGGATAAGGAGGATGGAGTGGAGAGGCAGGGCCCCGTCACCCTGAACCCTCGGCACATGAGGAAGGCCTTTAAGGTCATGAACGAGCTGCGCAG CCAGAGCCTGTTGTGTGATGTGACTATAGTTGCAGAGGATGTAGAGATTGCTGCTCACAGGGTGGTTCTGGCTGCCGGGAGCCCTTATTTCCACGCCATGTTTACAG GAGAGATGACGGAGAGCAGAGCGAAACGAGTGAGGATAAAGGAGATGGGCGGCTGGACTCTGGGCCTGCTGGTGGACTACATCTACACAGCAGAGATTCAGGTCACCGAGGACAACGTCCAG GCTCTGCTGCCTGCAGCGGGACTGCTGCAGCTCAGCGAGGTGAAGAAGGCCTGCTGTGAGTTCCTGGGCTCCCAGCTCCACCCGTCCAACTGCCTGGGGATCAGAGCCTTCGCCGACCTACATGCCTGCTCCCAGCTTCTGTCTCTGGCTAACAGCTACGCAG AGCATAATTTCACGGAGGTGGTGGGGAGTGAGGAGTTTCTAAACCTGGGCATGGAGCAGGTGTCCAGCCTGATCGCCAGTGACAAGCTCACCATCCCGTCAGAGGAGAAG GTGTTTGAAGCAGTGATCGCTTGGGTCAACCATGACAAAGATGTCCGACAGGAACACCTGGCCCACCTGATGGAGCATGTCCGTCTGCCGCTGCTCTCCAGAGAATACCTGGTGCAG CGTGTCGAGGAAGAGTTCTTGATAAAGAACAGCAGTGCCTGCAAAGACTACCTGATCGAGGCCATGAAGTACCACCTGTTGCCAGCTGACCAGCGAGCTCTGATGAAGACCGCTCGAACCCGGATGAGAACGCCGGTCTCCTGCCCTAAG GTGATGGTGGTGGTTGGAGGTCAGGCGCCGAAGGCCATCCGAAGTGTTGAGTGTTTCGACTTTGAGGAGCAGAGATGGTACCAAGTGGCTGAACTTCCTACTAGAAGATGCAGAGCAG GTGTGGTGTACACGGGGGGGTCTGTGTATGCCGTTGGTGGTTTCAACGGCTCTTTGCGAGTGCGAACGGTGGACTGCTACGAACCGGTGATGGACCGCTGGACGAGCGTGAGCAGCATGCAGGACCGCAGGTCGACGCTCGGCGCCGCTGTGCTCAACGGACTCCTGTATGCCGTAGGGGGCTTCGACGGCAGCAGAG GTCTTTCCACAGTTGAGGCCTACAACGCCAAGACTGACGAGTGGTTCCACGTGTTGCCCATGAGCACCCGGCGCAGCAGCGTAGGAGTCGGTATTGTCAATG GGATCTTGTATGCTGTGGGAGGTTATGACGGAGCCACCAGGCAGTGCTTGAGTACAGTGGAAGCTTACAATCCTAAAAGCAACGCGTGGAGCTACATAGCAGAGATGGGCACGAGACGCAGTGGAGCAG GTGTGGGTGTGTTAAAAGGTTTGCTGTACGCTGTGGGGGGGCATGACGGTCCGTTGGTGAGGAAGAGCTGTGAAGTTTACGATCCAGCCACCAACAGCTGGCGGCAGGTAGCCGACATGAACATGTGTCGGCGGAACGCAG GAGTGTGTGCCGTAAACAACCTGCTGTACGTGGTGGGAGGCGACGACGGCAGCTGCAACTTGGCCTCGGTGGAGTTCTACAACCCAACCACTGACAAGTGGACGCTATTGCCAACCTGCATGAGCACAGGCCGCAGTTATGCAG GTGTGACAGTGATCGACAAGCCCTTATGA
- the klhl2 gene encoding kelch-like protein 2 isoform X1 encodes MVHSAGPSFQPLKNTGIMDSHPLCTRLCPHSLDKEDGVERQGPVTLNPRHMRKAFKVMNELRSQSLLCDVTIVAEDVEIAAHRVVLAAGSPYFHAMFTGEMTESRAKRVRIKEMGGWTLGLLVDYIYTAEIQVTEDNVQVTKHSVALLPAAGLLQLSEVKKACCEFLGSQLHPSNCLGIRAFADLHACSQLLSLANSYAEHNFTEVVGSEEFLNLGMEQVSSLIASDKLTIPSEEKVFEAVIAWVNHDKDVRQEHLAHLMEHVRLPLLSREYLVQRVEEEFLIKNSSACKDYLIEAMKYHLLPADQRALMKTARTRMRTPVSCPKVMVVVGGQAPKAIRSVECFDFEEQRWYQVAELPTRRCRAGVVYTGGSVYAVGGFNGSLRVRTVDCYEPVMDRWTSVSSMQDRRSTLGAAVLNGLLYAVGGFDGSRGLSTVEAYNAKTDEWFHVLPMSTRRSSVGVGIVNGILYAVGGYDGATRQCLSTVEAYNPKSNAWSYIAEMGTRRSGAGVGVLKGLLYAVGGHDGPLVRKSCEVYDPATNSWRQVADMNMCRRNAGVCAVNNLLYVVGGDDGSCNLASVEFYNPTTDKWTLLPTCMSTGRSYAGVTVIDKPL; translated from the exons ATGGTGCATTCTGCAGGGccaagttttcagcctctgaaAAACACCGGAATCATGGACAGTCATCCGCT GTGTACTAGGCTGTGTCCACACTCTCTGGATAAGGAGGATGGAGTGGAGAGGCAGGGCCCCGTCACCCTGAACCCTCGGCACATGAGGAAGGCCTTTAAGGTCATGAACGAGCTGCGCAG CCAGAGCCTGTTGTGTGATGTGACTATAGTTGCAGAGGATGTAGAGATTGCTGCTCACAGGGTGGTTCTGGCTGCCGGGAGCCCTTATTTCCACGCCATGTTTACAG GAGAGATGACGGAGAGCAGAGCGAAACGAGTGAGGATAAAGGAGATGGGCGGCTGGACTCTGGGCCTGCTGGTGGACTACATCTACACAGCAGAGATTCAGGTCACCGAGGACAACGTCCAGGTAACCAAGCACTCCGTG GCTCTGCTGCCTGCAGCGGGACTGCTGCAGCTCAGCGAGGTGAAGAAGGCCTGCTGTGAGTTCCTGGGCTCCCAGCTCCACCCGTCCAACTGCCTGGGGATCAGAGCCTTCGCCGACCTACATGCCTGCTCCCAGCTTCTGTCTCTGGCTAACAGCTACGCAG AGCATAATTTCACGGAGGTGGTGGGGAGTGAGGAGTTTCTAAACCTGGGCATGGAGCAGGTGTCCAGCCTGATCGCCAGTGACAAGCTCACCATCCCGTCAGAGGAGAAG GTGTTTGAAGCAGTGATCGCTTGGGTCAACCATGACAAAGATGTCCGACAGGAACACCTGGCCCACCTGATGGAGCATGTCCGTCTGCCGCTGCTCTCCAGAGAATACCTGGTGCAG CGTGTCGAGGAAGAGTTCTTGATAAAGAACAGCAGTGCCTGCAAAGACTACCTGATCGAGGCCATGAAGTACCACCTGTTGCCAGCTGACCAGCGAGCTCTGATGAAGACCGCTCGAACCCGGATGAGAACGCCGGTCTCCTGCCCTAAG GTGATGGTGGTGGTTGGAGGTCAGGCGCCGAAGGCCATCCGAAGTGTTGAGTGTTTCGACTTTGAGGAGCAGAGATGGTACCAAGTGGCTGAACTTCCTACTAGAAGATGCAGAGCAG GTGTGGTGTACACGGGGGGGTCTGTGTATGCCGTTGGTGGTTTCAACGGCTCTTTGCGAGTGCGAACGGTGGACTGCTACGAACCGGTGATGGACCGCTGGACGAGCGTGAGCAGCATGCAGGACCGCAGGTCGACGCTCGGCGCCGCTGTGCTCAACGGACTCCTGTATGCCGTAGGGGGCTTCGACGGCAGCAGAG GTCTTTCCACAGTTGAGGCCTACAACGCCAAGACTGACGAGTGGTTCCACGTGTTGCCCATGAGCACCCGGCGCAGCAGCGTAGGAGTCGGTATTGTCAATG GGATCTTGTATGCTGTGGGAGGTTATGACGGAGCCACCAGGCAGTGCTTGAGTACAGTGGAAGCTTACAATCCTAAAAGCAACGCGTGGAGCTACATAGCAGAGATGGGCACGAGACGCAGTGGAGCAG GTGTGGGTGTGTTAAAAGGTTTGCTGTACGCTGTGGGGGGGCATGACGGTCCGTTGGTGAGGAAGAGCTGTGAAGTTTACGATCCAGCCACCAACAGCTGGCGGCAGGTAGCCGACATGAACATGTGTCGGCGGAACGCAG GAGTGTGTGCCGTAAACAACCTGCTGTACGTGGTGGGAGGCGACGACGGCAGCTGCAACTTGGCCTCGGTGGAGTTCTACAACCCAACCACTGACAAGTGGACGCTATTGCCAACCTGCATGAGCACAGGCCGCAGTTATGCAG GTGTGACAGTGATCGACAAGCCCTTATGA
- the klhl2 gene encoding kelch-like protein 2 isoform X3, producing the protein MRKAFKVMNELRSQSLLCDVTIVAEDVEIAAHRVVLAAGSPYFHAMFTGEMTESRAKRVRIKEMGGWTLGLLVDYIYTAEIQVTEDNVQVTKHSVALLPAAGLLQLSEVKKACCEFLGSQLHPSNCLGIRAFADLHACSQLLSLANSYAEHNFTEVVGSEEFLNLGMEQVSSLIASDKLTIPSEEKVFEAVIAWVNHDKDVRQEHLAHLMEHVRLPLLSREYLVQRVEEEFLIKNSSACKDYLIEAMKYHLLPADQRALMKTARTRMRTPVSCPKVMVVVGGQAPKAIRSVECFDFEEQRWYQVAELPTRRCRAGVVYTGGSVYAVGGFNGSLRVRTVDCYEPVMDRWTSVSSMQDRRSTLGAAVLNGLLYAVGGFDGSRGLSTVEAYNAKTDEWFHVLPMSTRRSSVGVGIVNGILYAVGGYDGATRQCLSTVEAYNPKSNAWSYIAEMGTRRSGAGVGVLKGLLYAVGGHDGPLVRKSCEVYDPATNSWRQVADMNMCRRNAGVCAVNNLLYVVGGDDGSCNLASVEFYNPTTDKWTLLPTCMSTGRSYAGVTVIDKPL; encoded by the exons ATGAGGAAGGCCTTTAAGGTCATGAACGAGCTGCGCAG CCAGAGCCTGTTGTGTGATGTGACTATAGTTGCAGAGGATGTAGAGATTGCTGCTCACAGGGTGGTTCTGGCTGCCGGGAGCCCTTATTTCCACGCCATGTTTACAG GAGAGATGACGGAGAGCAGAGCGAAACGAGTGAGGATAAAGGAGATGGGCGGCTGGACTCTGGGCCTGCTGGTGGACTACATCTACACAGCAGAGATTCAGGTCACCGAGGACAACGTCCAGGTAACCAAGCACTCCGTG GCTCTGCTGCCTGCAGCGGGACTGCTGCAGCTCAGCGAGGTGAAGAAGGCCTGCTGTGAGTTCCTGGGCTCCCAGCTCCACCCGTCCAACTGCCTGGGGATCAGAGCCTTCGCCGACCTACATGCCTGCTCCCAGCTTCTGTCTCTGGCTAACAGCTACGCAG AGCATAATTTCACGGAGGTGGTGGGGAGTGAGGAGTTTCTAAACCTGGGCATGGAGCAGGTGTCCAGCCTGATCGCCAGTGACAAGCTCACCATCCCGTCAGAGGAGAAG GTGTTTGAAGCAGTGATCGCTTGGGTCAACCATGACAAAGATGTCCGACAGGAACACCTGGCCCACCTGATGGAGCATGTCCGTCTGCCGCTGCTCTCCAGAGAATACCTGGTGCAG CGTGTCGAGGAAGAGTTCTTGATAAAGAACAGCAGTGCCTGCAAAGACTACCTGATCGAGGCCATGAAGTACCACCTGTTGCCAGCTGACCAGCGAGCTCTGATGAAGACCGCTCGAACCCGGATGAGAACGCCGGTCTCCTGCCCTAAG GTGATGGTGGTGGTTGGAGGTCAGGCGCCGAAGGCCATCCGAAGTGTTGAGTGTTTCGACTTTGAGGAGCAGAGATGGTACCAAGTGGCTGAACTTCCTACTAGAAGATGCAGAGCAG GTGTGGTGTACACGGGGGGGTCTGTGTATGCCGTTGGTGGTTTCAACGGCTCTTTGCGAGTGCGAACGGTGGACTGCTACGAACCGGTGATGGACCGCTGGACGAGCGTGAGCAGCATGCAGGACCGCAGGTCGACGCTCGGCGCCGCTGTGCTCAACGGACTCCTGTATGCCGTAGGGGGCTTCGACGGCAGCAGAG GTCTTTCCACAGTTGAGGCCTACAACGCCAAGACTGACGAGTGGTTCCACGTGTTGCCCATGAGCACCCGGCGCAGCAGCGTAGGAGTCGGTATTGTCAATG GGATCTTGTATGCTGTGGGAGGTTATGACGGAGCCACCAGGCAGTGCTTGAGTACAGTGGAAGCTTACAATCCTAAAAGCAACGCGTGGAGCTACATAGCAGAGATGGGCACGAGACGCAGTGGAGCAG GTGTGGGTGTGTTAAAAGGTTTGCTGTACGCTGTGGGGGGGCATGACGGTCCGTTGGTGAGGAAGAGCTGTGAAGTTTACGATCCAGCCACCAACAGCTGGCGGCAGGTAGCCGACATGAACATGTGTCGGCGGAACGCAG GAGTGTGTGCCGTAAACAACCTGCTGTACGTGGTGGGAGGCGACGACGGCAGCTGCAACTTGGCCTCGGTGGAGTTCTACAACCCAACCACTGACAAGTGGACGCTATTGCCAACCTGCATGAGCACAGGCCGCAGTTATGCAG GTGTGACAGTGATCGACAAGCCCTTATGA